One genomic region from Dehalobacter restrictus DSM 9455 encodes:
- a CDS encoding branched-chain amino acid ABC transporter permease, which produces MKKIIFKFSGAVIMLVLLIIPLLLNSNYLYGSLIVIGLYAIVVQGLGMLMGYAGQVSFGHAAFFGLGAYTAAILTTRFHWPSLLALLAAILLPGIVAALIGRQTLKLRELYLALATLGFGILVHILFTEGGEITGGPSGISGIPHLGIGSLILNSDRKFYILIWIILVLILLGIRNLVRSRTGRALCAIRESEYAAENAGIDCIRLKLQAFIFSALLTGLAGGLYAFYVTFISPSPFTFHASVQFVLMAVIGGLGTFWGPLLGAVVVVALNEILKELIPLIVPGAGGEYQIIIYGIILVALMIYRPQGLSSIGEFFQSSKKSLVQDGNEVN; this is translated from the coding sequence GTGAAAAAGATTATATTTAAATTCAGCGGAGCTGTCATCATGCTGGTATTGTTGATTATCCCGCTCCTGCTTAACAGCAATTATCTTTATGGATCACTGATTGTTATCGGCCTGTATGCGATCGTTGTCCAGGGCTTGGGAATGCTGATGGGTTATGCGGGGCAGGTGTCGTTCGGTCATGCGGCGTTTTTTGGTTTAGGCGCTTATACGGCCGCGATATTAACCACGCGTTTTCATTGGCCGTCACTGTTAGCCCTTCTGGCAGCAATTCTTCTTCCCGGAATTGTTGCGGCCCTAATTGGCCGACAGACCCTTAAGTTACGCGAGCTATACCTTGCCCTCGCGACGCTCGGCTTTGGGATTTTAGTCCATATATTATTTACCGAAGGCGGAGAAATAACCGGAGGGCCATCCGGGATCAGCGGTATTCCGCATCTGGGCATTGGCAGTCTTATTTTAAACAGTGACAGGAAATTTTATATCCTGATCTGGATCATTCTGGTCCTGATACTGCTGGGAATACGAAATTTAGTCCGTTCCAGAACAGGCAGGGCCTTATGTGCGATCCGAGAGAGTGAGTATGCGGCAGAAAATGCCGGTATTGACTGTATTAGGCTTAAGCTGCAGGCCTTTATTTTCAGTGCGCTGCTTACGGGTTTGGCAGGGGGCCTTTATGCTTTTTATGTGACCTTTATCAGTCCGTCACCATTTACTTTTCATGCTTCCGTCCAGTTTGTACTGATGGCAGTGATTGGCGGCCTGGGTACCTTTTGGGGGCCTTTGCTTGGGGCTGTGGTCGTCGTGGCCTTAAACGAGATCTTAAAAGAGTTGATACCGCTCATCGTTCCCGGAGCCGGCGGTGAATACCAGATCATTATTTACGGAATCATCCTGGTTGCACTCATGATATACCGTCCGCAGGGGTTAAGCAGTATCGGGGAATTCTTTCAAAGTTCAAAAAAGAGTCTGGTTCAAGATGGAAATGAAGTCAATTAA
- a CDS encoding ABC transporter ATP-binding protein — protein sequence MLLELHRITKHFGGIMAVKHVCFGVEEAKITALIGPNGAGKTTIFNLITGTYQPDEGEVLLEGKTITGMKPYKTAQAGVTRTFQNLQLFGSMTVLENVMTGAYLQGKKGFVKSFLSSPERSTEEKKIRAESLKLLEEVGLAESAGLPAAVLPFGQQRLLEIARALASQPKLILLDEPAAGLNAAESEILTEYLKKLRSQGMTMIMIEHDMETVMEAADEIVVLNFGEVITQGTPAEIQAHPEVIKAYLGEDEQIA from the coding sequence ATGCTTCTGGAGTTACACAGAATTACAAAACATTTTGGCGGCATTATGGCTGTCAAACATGTGTGCTTTGGGGTTGAAGAAGCAAAAATTACAGCGCTTATAGGACCTAACGGGGCAGGAAAAACGACGATTTTTAACTTGATTACCGGAACGTATCAACCGGATGAAGGTGAAGTGTTATTGGAAGGAAAAACGATCACTGGAATGAAGCCGTATAAGACAGCTCAGGCTGGAGTAACCAGAACTTTTCAGAACCTGCAGCTTTTCGGCAGCATGACCGTGCTGGAAAATGTTATGACTGGTGCTTACCTGCAGGGGAAAAAGGGCTTTGTCAAGTCGTTTCTTTCTTCCCCTGAACGGTCTACCGAAGAAAAAAAAATCAGGGCTGAATCCCTGAAACTGCTTGAAGAGGTTGGTTTAGCGGAGTCAGCTGGTTTGCCGGCAGCAGTTTTGCCGTTCGGACAGCAAAGACTGTTGGAAATTGCCAGAGCCCTTGCTTCTCAGCCCAAACTGATCCTGCTTGATGAACCGGCTGCAGGATTAAATGCTGCTGAATCTGAAATCCTGACAGAATATTTGAAAAAACTTCGCAGTCAGGGTATGACCATGATAATGATTGAACATGATATGGAAACGGTCATGGAAGCTGCTGATGAGATTGTTGTCCTAAATTTCGGGGAGGTGATCACCCAGGGAACCCCGGCAGAAATTCAGGCTCACCCGGAAGTGATCAAAGCCTATCTCGGAGAGGATGAGCAAATTGCTTAG
- a CDS encoding ABC transporter ATP-binding protein has protein sequence MLSVNGLDVYHGYVHALKNVSLNVRQGELLAVLGANGAGKSTLLGTLAGLYKPAAGEIIFQNKKIAGQSPEKIVRAGIALIPEKREIFSGLSVMDNLMMGAFHRYRQDKADIPNDVEEVLELFPLLQGREKDLAGSLSGGLQQMLAIGRALMARPSLLLLDEPSIGLAPLVVREIMAILVGMKESGVTVVLVEQNTKAALRVADSVLVMERGKIVHHGSSKEAISDSLLQEAYLGRTRM, from the coding sequence TTGCTTAGTGTAAATGGTCTCGATGTTTATCATGGCTATGTGCATGCGCTCAAAAATGTATCCCTGAATGTCAGGCAGGGAGAATTGCTGGCGGTTCTTGGAGCCAATGGTGCAGGCAAAAGTACCCTGCTAGGGACTCTCGCGGGGTTATACAAGCCTGCTGCAGGAGAAATCATTTTTCAGAACAAAAAAATAGCCGGCCAGTCACCGGAAAAAATCGTCAGAGCCGGTATTGCTCTTATACCGGAGAAAAGAGAGATATTCAGCGGGCTAAGCGTGATGGATAACCTGATGATGGGGGCTTTTCACCGTTATCGTCAGGACAAGGCGGATATCCCAAACGATGTGGAGGAAGTCTTGGAATTATTCCCTCTGCTGCAGGGAAGAGAAAAGGATTTGGCCGGTTCTTTAAGCGGTGGTCTACAGCAGATGCTGGCAATAGGCAGGGCCCTTATGGCCAGGCCCTCACTGCTGCTGCTCGACGAACCTTCCATCGGGCTGGCCCCGCTTGTCGTACGCGAGATCATGGCGATCCTGGTCGGGATGAAAGAGTCCGGCGTCACAGTCGTACTGGTCGAACAAAATACAAAAGCCGCCTTGAGAGTGGCGGACAGTGTACTCGTCATGGAGCGGGGTAAAATTGTTCACCACGGAAGCTCCAAAGAAGCAATCTCGGATTCTCTGCTTCAGGAAGCTTATCTGGGCCGGACCCGGATGTGA